The DNA window acctGTTGAGGTGAGAGGAGTGGAGAAGGCTAAGGGGTGCTCTGAACACAGGACGGGAATGCTGATACGGGAAACAAGGGTTTTGCAATGGCCATGCGGTCAGACAGAGGTTTAATGTGCTCTGATCCCTGGAAATCGAAACCAAATCGCGCTAGAGAAAAAGGTCCATGTTTTAGCAGTTAGGGCGTGGGGTGGGAGCACCTGGGCAGGAGCAGTGGCCGTGCGTGGAAGGCTCTGGGCCGTGCAGGCCTTATCCTCTGGCCTTTGCGTCCGTTCAGGTGCtagaaaaaagatgaagtatcttctgttcttttaatttgtgACTCATTTCTTGGCTATGTGTAAGCTAAATGCTGGGTTGCATTGTCTGACTTTTCTCAGCTTATCATCTGCCTGCTTGCCTAGACGTTATGTCCAAAGAAAGCTGCTTCCTTCTTGGTTCCTGGTGTGCAGCCAGGGGCTTCCAAGAGTTCGGAACTTTGGGAGTCCTCAAGGCCTCAACGTAATGCATTTTCTGCGTGGAATGatttttaacatggaaaataCTAACGGGCTCTTACTTGCGCGACCAAGTGATTGTTTTTGAAGGTTTATCACTGCTGATAACCACGAACATTTTATATCTCTTGTGTGTGTCCAGTTTCTTCCTGTGTATTTCCATagttgatacttttttttttgagtaactGCCTGTATTTGTCATGTCTTACAGAAGAGCTGTATGTTTCTGAACGAGAGGGCAGTGATTCCACTGGCGATGGGACACAGAAGAAACCATTCAAAACTGTCTTAAAGGTAACTGCAGAGAACGTGCACTGTTCTGAAGCGCGTGAACTGCTTTAGGTCAAGTGATTGGCCGTGTATttctaaatgtaaattttatagCTGTTGTTGCAGCTCCGACCAAAATGTCAGAAGCAGATTGCCTGCTCAGTCCCTTTAACGGGATTACTTCAGTTTACCTGCGATGTTgttgattctgttttttttccctccccacttCTAAGGCTCTGATGACAGCAGGAAAGGAACCATTTCCTACTATTTACGTGGATTcgcaaaaggaaaatgaggtgCTGTAACACCTTCccaacagaaattattttaatactcCTTTGTGTGAAATGACACAAATGTAATCTTctatcttctgctttctccttggTTTGGTTTAGAGATGGGCCATTATTTCAAAgtcacagatgaaaaatgtcaaaaaactGTGGCACAGGGAACAAATGAAGAATGAGGctaaggagaagaaagaggtaGGTTGCGGATGGTGCTAAGCTGGAGGAAGCAtgccttgtttcttttccaaaaatattaagCAGTGTTGGTGTTGTTTCCCACGCCCCATAAACCTGTAGTTTGTTCTTCGCCTGTACCATACGTTTTACATTTGTTATTTACAGCTTGTCTTTGTTTAGATTAGGACAAGCAATGACTGAAACTGTGTGAGTTTTGAATGATGGCAATCTATTGCCTTTGGACTctggggaaaaatgagaaatgcttCTGTGCATTGTTTCTCATCCTGGCCTTAAATCAGGGCAGGCCAAGCTCCAGCAGGGTAACAACAAGGCTTTTTATGACGTCTGTCTGTAAGTGTACATTATAGTCCCCGGTAATTATAAAGAGTGAGACTCATAAAGCCTGGCCACAGTtatttaatacttattttttcccctaaaccAGGCAGAAGATCTcttgagaagagagaagaacCTGGAGGAAGCTAAGAAAGTTGTTATCAAGAATGATCCCAGTCTTCCAGAGCCAAAATGTGTGAGTAAGATCCAGTGCCTGGTTTCCAACACGTTGTCTGCACAAAGGCTGTGTCTCTGCGTTGTGGTTCTGACAGCTGTTGAAGGCCACTGTCCAGTTGCTGTCACTAAATGTACTTTCGTTTTTCTGGTTATCGTACTCGAGAAAGACCGAAGTCAATATATTAATGCACTTGGTGGGTATCTGAACCTTCTCAGTTCATGCACCAGACTTTTCTCTGTCAGTGTTCGCTGGCAGATACCATGTGGAAACCATTTGGAAAAGTTTgtgagttttgctttgtttggttATTGTAGTGGTGGAGGATGAAGATACCCTGCTGGCCAGAGGACATAATTTAAGTCACTGACACACCTATAGCAGTTCTTATGTGGCTGTTTGTAGAGTCCTGCTGGATTTGGTGATTTGGTGCAGTCCTTAACTTAGTAAGCAGATGTGTGCTGCGGTGTGGTGGGGTTTTGGACAGAAGGGGTTTCTATGTACATGTGTAGAAAATGGATCTGATTAGAGCAAGGCACTCTTGTGGTTCCCCTTTGTGAAAGGGGCAGCCAGGTCCAGCTGGGTTTAAATCCTTGTCGCTTTCAAACCAGCGCACGCTGTTAGTGTTAACTGCCTGAAGCACGATCCCTTCTGAAGGTGTCTGCTACATTAAGTGTTGTGGCTATAGCAGTGTCAGAACCTCGGCTGCACATCTGGGTGCACCTATGTCAGATCCAGGTTTGATGCCGTCTGCTTCTTTGAGTGCTGATGTCTTCAGAAATGAATCCAGAGAGGTATGCTCATACTTCAGAGCGCAGGAGGAGGTGTCTGAGgcatttcttttaagttttctgtTGAAATAGTGCACCTTTTGTCCAGTGCAACTGGATAAAATACTCTCCTTACTGAACAGCTGTTCGTTGTTGATGGCTGTGTATATATCCTGAGTGCAACTTCATGAGATGGGAGGGGCTATTATGGGGAGGGAAATGTCATATACACTTGTACTCAAAGTAATTGTGTGGAAAACACCATCTAAATGGTGGGTTATATTCCtatttttgattgcttttattCCCTGCTTTACAGGTAAAGATTGGTGCTCTGGAGGCTTATAGAGGCAAGAGAGTAAAGATTTTTGGCTGGATTCACAGGTTACGTAGGCAAGGTAAGTCACGAGCACTTAAAGCTTATTGAGCCTATGCAGGGAGATGGAACAAACCAAGTAGCCGTCAACATTCAGACATTTAATGAATCAGACAGCATCTAGTCTTAAATTTTTAGTTCATCACTTAGATTTGGTGTATCACACTGGTCAGTACAACACTAACAAATTCTGTACAATGTATGAAGATGTAGACATTTCTTAGTCGAAAACTTTTGAGATGTTTGATTTGGAGGTCAGTCCTACAGAATTGCTTCAAAAGACTTGTTTCTTACACTAATCCTAGAGAATGAGGAGCTAGATAGCATCTGCTCATAGCGAAATCAGTGAgtgagaattttctttaaagtttcaTAAAGTAACATAACTTCTTTTAGCGGTTTAACGAGTAATACTTGCTTTCAAACTGACTGGTATTTtagttagaatcatagaatatctgagttggaagggacccgcaaggatcatcgagtccaactcctgggtccccaaaggaccacccaaaaaaaataaaaaaaaaaaataggtcatGTGTCTGAGAGAATTGTtcaaacgcttcttgaactctggttCGCAAGGTGGCATTCGCTGGGGAGTGACAGGCTTAGGCCAAACTTCCTAGTGCAAAGCCTGAAAACCTCAGGCTGCTTCCTGTGTTCTTCTGCCAAACAACTCTGGAAGTGTATGGCAAAGCTGAGTCTGACTTCACAGAGAGCACTTGTTCAGATTGTCACTGGAGGACTTGACCAAGCAGTTATGGATCTGAATATCATGAGCATTTTATAGAAAATCAATGTTTTAATTAGGTGCTTTTGTGGAGATGTGGGTGTGGAGGTGATGTCACTTTATCCACTTCGGGCATAAAGTGGGCCTGTGCGTTCTGCATTGCTGTTAAAGGGGCCTCTGGTCCCCCCTGGACCAGGGCCTGCCTGAGGTCATGGCGTGGCAGCGCAatcccagctgtgctgaggTTGGAGCAGGCAGTGCTCTTGATGTTTCTGTGATCGAGCTAatgcttcagtgttttctcAGAACATCtttgcatatttgttttttctttaatggaaagATGTGATCATGGTCCTTCATTAATAATCGGCACATCAGTGGGTAATGTTTCTTGGGGGTGGGTTTGTTCAAATGGATCAGGTGAATACGTCtgagtctgtattttttttcttctctttctaacCAGGAAAAAATTTGATGTTCATTGTTTTGAGAGATGGCACAGGTTTTCTTCAGTGTGTCCTTTCAGATGAACTGGTAAGTTGTGATGATTTAATTCTGTTCCCTCATTAAATAAATGAGGTTTTCATACTTCGTCTGTCTCCTATGTAAACAATAGGAAGTTCCCCTAAATCTACTGATTACgttgtatttttgttaaattgtGTCTCCTGACGCTAGAATTCTTTGTCAATGTGAGCTCTAGTTATCTTGTCTGTGCCTCCAATAGGAGATGTAGATAGgtaaaccaaaaattaaaaattgccaTAACTgtgtctctctttctttttctctctgtagtgTCAGTGTTACAACGGGCTAATTCTCTCCACAGAGAGCAGTGTTGCAGTGTATGGTATGCTGAACCTTGTTCCTGAAGGCAAGCAGGTAGGGGAGCTGGATAGTGCTGCGTGTTTCGGTCCTCCTTTTCAAcagtttgcttttcctcttaTCGGGAAAATGATAGAGGTAGAAATAATTATTGAATGATTTCAGGGGGAATTTGTTctaggaaaaagaacaaacatcCCAAAGTTGCCGCTGTCACCTGCATTTTGTTGTGTGCCTTGTGAACCGTATGGCTCTTCTCATTTAACTTTTGCCTGAAACAATTTTCCCCTTATACGTCACATACAtactttctaaaatataataGTGGAAAActatattaaataaatagttttattttccttaacaGGGGTAATGAATGAGGTTTTTCACTTTTCGTTTTGTGAGGTTAAGAACTCAGGGTTAATTCTCTTCTCCTACTGAGTTGAGTTTGTTGACTCTTCACCGTATTGTTCACTGTATAAGGACATTTACTTGTCTTCCAACACGTGGCGGGTGTATGAGCTAGGCAGTTTGCTATAACTTTTTTTGTAGCGCTTTGTTTGCAGTGGTGGTCTCAGATTACTGGCTGGGCAGGTATGATTTTAGCTTTCAAAATACCATGCTGCTTATGCCTTGTCCCTCTCTCATTCCGATCTAGATCTAAAAACTGTTACTGTTTGGAAGATGGATCGAATATAGAGTTAGAGCTAATGCCATGTTAAGTAGCTATGCATAAGGCACAGTCCATAAAAAGGATTCAAACTGAAGGCAGCAAAGAAACTTTCAAGTGTACCCTTTCCTTTAGATACATATTCATAATTGTCATTGACTGTGCAGTGAGAGTTGGTTCTCTCTATGGATCGGCACTCTGTTGTCTGGTCTATCGAGTGTGCTGACTCCAGGAAGacaagagaagaaatatatCTGAACAAAATCGCATTCTGAAGTGATGTTATATTGCTTCAAACAATGTTTCTGAGATGTGTTAGACAATACCTGAGCAAAGTAGTCCCCTCACTGTGGCTGCCGGCAGGGTGTAAAATAAGGTCAGAGTGTTAACCTTCTGTGGTGCTTTGTAGAGAATTCAGTTCACTTTTAAGCAGTGCACTGTTGGCCATTACCAGCATGTTTTGCTAACGAAACTTGGATAAGCTTAATGGTTCTAGTTTGCCCTGTTACTCGGGTCCTGTCCCCAAGAGATCTTCCGAAGGTTACAGAGCCAAGCTCAGTTAAACACGAGTCCGTTGCCTGGTGCGTTTGCCTATCAGAAATCAGTATCgtttccttttcttcacagcTTATACTACTGTGAGGTCTAAAAACAAGTGCAGGTAAACAGGGGTCAAACACTTCTATTCAACAGCTTTCATGCAATTTGGTAAATTACTCATTTGTACGTGACTGCTCAGAATGTTTTGTACActgaaaacactttgtttttgtGTCTTATCACAGCAATAGAATGCCTTTAGTGCACAAAATCATCAGATTTGTTAAAATCTGTTAATTAGACTTTGTAAATCGGCATTTACACCctgaaaatgctgtaaatataaaaaggaGAGAAGCCTGCTGTGACCCACACGGGGGAGCTGGTGAGGCCGGCAGTGCAGGCAGCCAGGATGGAGCCCTGGCCCCTCGGCTTGCTTATCGCAGCAGGTAGCAGATGGGACCTGGCCTGCACGAACCTGCTGTTTTCATGTCGTGGTGAAATGCTGCCTTGTGGAAAGATGGCTCAGGCGTCTCTGACAGATGAACTCACAAGTACCTGTAGCGAGCTAGTTCTTCCTCTGGCATAATCTAAGTGACTTCTTCAAAGTTTGCCACCAGAATGGAAGGGGAACGTGGCTCAAACAGTAGGAAGAACAAAATCCATTGAATATCATACTGCAGTCTTGCCCAAGTGTGTTTATGAACATCTCCAAAGAGATTACACAGTCAGTGAGGTCCATTCTCTCCTTGTGACCtttgtgaagaatttttttcttatagccAACTGAAATCTCTTTTTCCTGCAACTTAAGACATTTGTCCTTTTGCTCCATTTCTTCTATAACCACCCATGAAATAATTCAAAGTAGCAAGTAGTTTCCTTCTGTTTagctttctgttcttccagctGAATAAACCCAACTGTCTCTGATATGTTACACTTCAACAGAACGCATCTGAAAGGCTCTAATTATTTGACAATAGTACTCAGTCCCATTCACATCGAGTCTGACAGACTTGTGGTGGGttacaaacagcattttcaagGCTGATACGACTGGGTTACAAGGCAGTTACTGATAATACTGCAGTTAGAAGGATTTTAGTATCTCTTGTTTAAGCGAGATTGACATCTCTGCCACAGTGCCAGATGGTGACGTCCAGGGAGTGAAAAGCAGActtctgaaagttttgtttcacttttaaattGGCAGGCTCCAGGAGGCCATGAGCTGAACTGCGATTACTGGGAGCTTATAGGTCTGGCCCCAGCAGGAGGGGCTGACAATCTCCTCAATGAGGATTCGGAGGTTGACGTGCAACTTAACAACAGGCACATGATGATTCGAGGCGAGAATATGTCCAAAATCTTCAAGGTGCGCTCCATGGTGGTGCAGGCCTTCAGGGATCACTTCTTTGCCAATGGATATTATGAAGTAAGTATATTTGCTCTTGTTGGTAAGTGACTGCTCTAATTTCCTTACGTCAAGGCTATCTTTTTCTGGGCAAACCTGTACAGACTTTCTGATTGACTTGAATTgttggagagggaaaaaatctgtttcttagGAAACTACTGTGTGATCACTTTCATAGACATAGATCTCAAAGTTGTGTAGACATTTCTGAGGTAAGTGTTACAGCATGATTCACAAACAGCCTGCATACCTCCTTTCAGGGTGCTGAAGGATATCAGGAAGAAGTACTTGTAGCCATAGGTACGAAAGTTTTGTAGGTGGGATTCTGGAAGAGCGTGCCTTACATCACTGCTGTAACATGTTGTTGTCACCGTCCTTAATTCTTCACTCAGGTAATGACTCTCTTGTTCTTTAACAGGTCACGCCACCAACTTTAGTCCAGACGCAGGTGGAAGGAGGTTCAACCCTATTCAAGCTGGATTATTTTGGAGAAGAGGCATACCTAACACAATCGTCCCAGCTCTATCTGGAGACCTGCATTCCAGCATTAggagatgttttctgtgttgctcAGTCATACAGAGCTGAGCAATCCAGGACACGCAGACACTTGGCAGAGTATGGAGAGTGTATACTTCTCTATTGTTTATGTATAAGTGAATTTTTAAAACGGGGAGTAGCCGGTGGTTGCATGACAATATATGGTGAGAAGACAGTGTAATGCTGCTATGGAACAGCTGATCACAAGTGTATTTGGAGGTAACTCTTTGTATCAGTGATCGTCCAGCTGGTCATATTTGATGTTCAGTGAAGGGGGGTTTGCTCAAAACAGAGCTGATACAGTTTTAGGAAGCTTTGTGTTTTTAGAATAAACAGTTCATactgttgttttccttcctttttttttttaattttaagaaccTTATTTCCTTTGCAGTGTAGAAGTGGGAGAGTTGAAAAACAGGACAAAAGTGggtttcatgttttttcttaagagattttttttcatagctatAGATTTGTTGCTTGAGTGTGGTTTTGTAATGTCATGACCTGTTTTTTCAGGTACACTCATATTGAAGCTGAATGTCCCTTTATAACTTTTGAGGATTTGTTGGACCGTCTGGAGAACTTGGTTTGTGATGTAGTTGACAGAGTCTTGGCGTCACCTGCATCAAGCTTACTGTTTGAGCTAAACCCGGTAAGCAGCAGTGTGGGGCAGTCTTGAGTAGACACGGTCTGATCGTTACCTTTCCTGATGAACGTGTTCATCTGGGAAAGACAGGGCATGGCAATGAGCTCTGCTTACTTAAGTAAGAATATTAAATGACATCAAAGAGTGAAAATGCTGTGAGGCTGGTAACGATTcttccaggagctggggggctgcggAGGAAGAAGTTACCTGCTAGTAAGGTCtaggagccagcagcgtgctggGATTTATTGTAATGTGTACTGTACCCGTAGAATAAAAACCTCTATCCTAGAGCTCATAAAATTGATCAGCTGGTACTCGCAGATTGAGCGTAAGGGAGCAATGAAATAACCCTGGCGTTTTACTCCCTGTGCTGGAAGATGCAGCTCTATAAAGCTATCTTCATTTGCTAGAGACCCTTtgtctcctgctgcctttgcatAGAAAGTTAGTAGTCTCTTAAAGGCATCTTATCTCCTTCACTAGCTTTTCTCTCAGAGCACGTATAGATTCTCTCATCCCTGTCATTTTGACCTGTTTTCCTCATGAGTACTGGAAGGTTCCATTTTCGGTTTGAACTGAGATGGGCAGGAGGTCCAGAGTAACAGAAGCACAACCTGCCCTGCGGGCTTGTCACAAAGGCAAATTCTGCAGCAGTCTGATgcacaaagaagcaaaaatgttcttttgtgGCACTGCGTGTGGAATCTCTGCAAACTGTTCAGTCTGAAGCACCTACATGTGTAATGAATtcatacagaaaaggaaagagctctgaaaatgcttcctctcctctcttctgctgttgttttcagcATCTCTTCTGTGAACTGCACTGGACTTGGAAGATGGTTTTGTTGGGttccagcttttcagtacttctgAGGTTTTTAAGCAATAGTTGATACACAACCTGCAAAGGGTAGCGTGTATGCTCCGAGTGTGGAAGTGGACTTGCTGATcgactggaaaaataaatcgTAAAAATGATACCCTTCCAAGCATTTTGATGTCTGCTCCTATTTACAGGGCTTCAAGCCTCCCAAACGTCCTTTCCGACGAATGAACTATGCTGAAGCAATTGAGTGGTTAAAGGAACATGATGTGAAGAAGGAAGATGGTACTTATTACGAGTTTGGGGAAGTAAGTCTTTCTGAGTCTCCTtagaaattaaaaccaaaatccCATAGTCCTCCACTAAGGGTATGTGAGTTCCTTGAAGAGCAACGCGTTTGGACCATGATCCCATTGTGTTTGGGATCAGAGACCTCAGGGAGGtctccagcagcctcctgcacgTGGGACTGGGCACCCTGCTTGGGGGGACCCTGTtgggcgggggcggggggacCAGGAACACCCGGGGCTCCCTGCCCACCCTGACCCATCTGTGGTTCTTGGTCTTAAGGTTTGTGGAAAACAATTTGGGGGAAGAGGAAATGAAGCTCTTCAGTGTTTGTTAGTTGTTTGGAAAGTTTGTTTCAGGTTTAAGGTTTGCCTAGTTTCCTGTGTGAAATGTCGTGTAGACtgttaaatagatttttttctgacctgtatgtttttgaatataaatataGTTTCTTGAGTTGTTCtaagatgtttgttttaaaaatgtagatacATCAGGATGAATGCTTGGATATGTGTGGTCTGAAAGTGTC is part of the Cygnus olor isolate bCygOlo1 chromosome Z, bCygOlo1.pri.v2, whole genome shotgun sequence genome and encodes:
- the NARS1 gene encoding asparagine--tRNA ligase, cytoplasmic, with the translated sequence MAGEVIGRTAALALEELYVSEREGSDSTGDGTQKKPFKTVLKALMTAGKEPFPTIYVDSQKENERWAIISKSQMKNVKKLWHREQMKNEAKEKKEAEDLLRREKNLEEAKKVVIKNDPSLPEPKCVKIGALEAYRGKRVKIFGWIHRLRRQGKNLMFIVLRDGTGFLQCVLSDELCQCYNGLILSTESSVAVYGMLNLVPEGKQAPGGHELNCDYWELIGLAPAGGADNLLNEDSEVDVQLNNRHMMIRGENMSKIFKVRSMVVQAFRDHFFANGYYEVTPPTLVQTQVEGGSTLFKLDYFGEEAYLTQSSQLYLETCIPALGDVFCVAQSYRAEQSRTRRHLAEYTHIEAECPFITFEDLLDRLENLVCDVVDRVLASPASSLLFELNPGFKPPKRPFRRMNYAEAIEWLKEHDVKKEDGTYYEFGEDIPEAPERLMTDSINEPILLCRFPAEIKSFYMQRCHDDSRLTESVDVLMPNVGEIVGGSMRIWDSEELLEGYKREGIDPTPYYWYTDQRKYGTCPHGGYGLGLERFLTWILNRHHIRDVCLYPRFVQRCKP